The Epinephelus moara isolate mb chromosome 21, YSFRI_EMoa_1.0, whole genome shotgun sequence DNA window AGAAACGCACATAAACAACGAGTGTGATGAAGAACACTGCCACAGCAGCCACCTTAGCATATGTGGAGCGGGTGTTGAGGTCTTTGGCATCGCTACGGTACTTCTTCGACAGGCTGGACAGATTGCTTGCTTTTGTGTCAAGAGCTGAGGGGAATAAAAGTATCGAGATGAGATGAACAGGACACTTTCATAGACAAAAACTGACTTTGAAGTACAATCGacatctctgacacacacacagtaaagttAGATTTTCACAAAGGTAGTAGTGACAGCAAAGTTGTTACTGGTTTGGTTCTTGGTATTTTGTCCCTGGCTAAATTAGTTTTTTGTTCCTGTACTTACCAGAGAGAGATTCTCCTCTTTGCAGAACTTCCTCAATATTTGCCACCATAATTCTTTGGACGTCCTGTAGCTCCGTGTTAATACTGCTAAAGTTCCTCCTGGCCCTGCTGTCGATGTACGATTTCTTTGTCTTCTGGATGTATGTATCTGGAACAATGCATGTATGACATAATTTTAGtcagattttattatttttatttttttttattatttctgcaGAAGGTAAAAATGTACCAGATCACAAACAGTCTTACCAAACTCGATGAAAGAGTATGGCCTCGTCACCGTGGGCACTCTCCGTCCATACTGATCATAGAACTCACTGTGGAGGTCTTCAAGGTATGCAAAAACCATCTTTTTGGGGAAGGAAGCCTCACAGAGGAACAGGTAGCATACACCCTGTGCTATTACATAGCTGAGAACGAAAAATACAAGTTCAGTCTGACTCAGTGGTTATTTTATGAGTTTGATGCCTGGTATCAAACTAAATCTCACCAAACTAACTGCACAACATTACAGAAGCAACGCAAATTTTCCTTTTGGTGCTAGTTGTAACTTACTGGAAGTTCATGTCCCCGGCCTCCAGGGTACAGCGCTCCGGGCTTTGAGCATTCAGTTTACGGAAGAGCTGCTTGGCCTGGCTCTGGTACTGCTGGAGGTCTCTTCCTGActgacaaagcaaaaaaaataggtaagtaaacatgaacaacactctagagtgctaaaactcaaacttgtgatgtcagagGGTTTAAagactggagctgctccacagacaatgaatggtgaaagatgttataggtgacattcagagcagccaggggaatgttctgagtataggGGTACATTTTCCGTTTCAGAACTGAGATCACTACattagaataaagctcatttgagtataaaaaacacaaacattctgTAGGCTAACAAAATCAGGCTCCAATTAATATGTGgtgcagctccagactttatacaaGGGATGCACAACATGCTGATATGTTATAACTCGTTTAaatgatatcaatatatccacttttccccacctaattttagtgatcatcaagtctcttctgtagtggaattaacatcatattatgcatgcatactcttattgtgatggcccaccagcagatggagacatgaaatacagtaattttaaatatatgtaatatttagtcattgtgcaaattaagaaaaatgtGTTCTGATAGTTCATTGTAAAGAGATACTGGCCCATACCGATGACATGCCAGTgttatcagcatgttggccgattccga harbors:
- the sec22ba gene encoding vesicle-trafficking protein SEC22b-A yields the protein MTSLTMIARVSDGLPLAASIQEDEQSGRDLQQYQSQAKQLFRKLNAQSPERCTLEAGDMNFHYVIAQGVCYLFLCEASFPKKMVFAYLEDLHSEFYDQYGRRVPTVTRPYSFIEFDTYIQKTKKSYIDSRARRNFSSINTELQDVQRIMVANIEEVLQRGESLSALDTKASNLSSLSKKYRSDAKDLNTRSTYAKVAAVAVFFITLVVYVRFWWL